A section of the Caldalkalibacillus thermarum genome encodes:
- a CDS encoding fluoride efflux transporter FluC — translation MPQLSFYYSQQERAFHHRRGKKNDVREVRKDGHRKIIGAFTTFSTFKLESVNLFRRGEGKTSLLYMRMTYLLGIGAAWLGYLIHMLLFTL, via the coding sequence ATGCCCCAATTGTCATTTTATTATTCACAGCAAGAGAGAGCCTTTCACCATCGAAGAGGTAAGAAGAATGATGTTAGGGAAGTGAGGAAAGATGGCCATCGAAAAATCATTGGGGCGTTTACGACGTTTTCCACGTTCAAACTGGAGAGCGTGAATCTGTTTCGGCGGGGCGAAGGGAAGACAAGCCTTCTGTACATGAGGATGACGTACCTTCTCGGCATCGGAGCGGCATGGCTGGGATACCTGATCCATATGCTCCTTTTCACCCTATAG
- a CDS encoding HNH endonuclease produces MFYNEPLEISTAVWIKMLQDKEVTTENDLKILKLVYESKNHEIRASEIASRLNIPHHGPINLQISRFSKRVIHNTGVQPPLRKDGKPRWWHVPFLGYEKSGRFPWIMRPELVIACEEIFGQNDTEFVYSVEVSREDVSSLTEGTVRQVFVNHYERNRRARRICINHYGSKCVVCGFDFEKTYGPIGKDKIHIHHLVPLSEIQKEYEVDPIRDLRPVCPNCHFIIHSKREPFTIEEVRRMMLGK; encoded by the coding sequence ATGTTTTATAATGAACCGTTGGAAATAAGTACAGCAGTATGGATAAAGATGCTTCAAGATAAAGAAGTTACAACCGAGAATGACTTAAAAATTTTAAAGCTTGTGTATGAGAGTAAAAACCACGAGATAAGAGCTTCAGAGATCGCATCAAGATTAAACATACCACATCATGGGCCGATTAACTTACAAATAAGTAGATTTAGTAAGCGTGTCATTCATAATACAGGAGTTCAACCTCCTTTGAGAAAAGACGGAAAACCACGATGGTGGCATGTGCCTTTTTTGGGATATGAAAAATCAGGAAGATTCCCTTGGATCATGCGTCCTGAACTTGTAATTGCCTGTGAGGAAATTTTTGGTCAAAATGATACCGAATTCGTTTATTCAGTTGAAGTTTCTCGTGAGGATGTCTCGTCTTTGACCGAAGGCACAGTGCGGCAAGTTTTTGTAAATCATTATGAAAGAAACAGACGTGCAAGAAGGATTTGCATTAATCATTACGGAAGCAAGTGTGTTGTTTGTGGTTTTGATTTTGAAAAGACATATGGACCAATTGGTAAAGATAAAATTCATATACACCATCTCGTACCCTTATCCGAGATACAGAAAGAATACGAAGTTGACCCTATACGAGATTTACGGCCTGTATGCCCCAATTGTCATTTTATTATTCACAGCAAGAGAGAGCCTTTCACCATCGAAGAGGTAAGAAGAATGATGTTAGGGAAGTGA
- a CDS encoding putative iron-sulfur cluster-binding metallochaperone → MDCCVPTNRKGTNKTNCPNCGQNGRHVPLITLKSLLKSAALATLDPECDYAFCPNPSCVTVYFELEGSLAFAVGDLKVPVFQKDSGLDVPVCYCFDWTRERIVQALRQGKDSLQEIKTHVQAGRCGCEVNNPQGACCMGNVAAFIRQVNGM, encoded by the coding sequence ATGGACTGCTGTGTTCCGACGAACCGAAAGGGAACAAACAAAACCAATTGCCCGAACTGCGGTCAAAACGGAAGACATGTGCCGCTAATCACGCTCAAGTCCTTGCTAAAATCTGCGGCTTTGGCGACGCTCGACCCTGAATGCGATTACGCCTTTTGCCCGAACCCGTCCTGTGTGACGGTCTATTTTGAATTGGAAGGTTCGCTGGCCTTTGCCGTGGGAGACTTGAAAGTGCCTGTGTTTCAAAAGGATTCGGGCCTGGATGTTCCCGTGTGCTACTGCTTTGACTGGACGAGGGAACGCATCGTTCAAGCCCTACGGCAAGGCAAGGATTCGCTTCAGGAAATCAAGACCCATGTCCAGGCGGGCCGTTGCGGCTGTGAAGTGAACAACCCCCAGGGGGCTTGTTGTATGGGGAACGTGGCGGCGTTTATCCGACAGGTGAACGGGATGTGA